A single window of Desulfomicrobium macestii DNA harbors:
- a CDS encoding lysophospholipid acyltransferase family protein, protein MVRIPVSPRLIGAVLAFFVRLWHLTLRVERLNTDVFTDPELRAKRPVIMLWHDEIFPLIPAHAGERMACVVSQSKDGEILARVLESFGFMSVRGSSSRGGMRALIAAKRVMDEQGVGIIFTVDGPRGPRHKVKPGAVFLARHAGSPIVPVRAVMSRAKVFHRAWDKFQLPWPFSRCTIIYGDPVFLPELGDDPAEMQRQCEHLEQIMNSLGKNL, encoded by the coding sequence ATGGTGCGGATTCCCGTTTCCCCCAGGTTGATTGGTGCCGTTTTGGCCTTTTTTGTGCGTCTGTGGCACTTGACCTTGCGTGTGGAGCGGCTCAATACCGATGTCTTCACTGATCCGGAGCTGCGCGCCAAGCGTCCCGTGATCATGCTCTGGCACGACGAGATTTTTCCCCTTATTCCCGCCCATGCCGGTGAGCGCATGGCCTGTGTGGTCAGTCAGAGCAAGGACGGGGAAATCCTGGCCCGGGTGCTGGAGAGTTTCGGCTTCATGTCCGTGCGCGGTTCCAGTTCGCGCGGCGGCATGCGCGCCCTGATCGCCGCCAAGCGGGTCATGGACGAGCAGGGCGTGGGCATCATTTTCACCGTGGACGGGCCGCGCGGACCGCGCCACAAGGTCAAGCCGGGGGCCGTGTTCCTGGCCCGGCACGCCGGTTCGCCCATCGTGCCGGTGCGGGCTGTCATGAGCCGGGCAAAGGTCTTTCATCGCGCCTGGGACAAATTTCAACTGCCTTGGCCGTTTTCCAGATGCACCATCATCTACGGCGATCCCGTTTTCCTGCCCGAGCTTGGCGACGATCCTGCGGAAATGCAAAGGCAGTGCGAACATCTTGAACAGATCATGAACTCTCTTGGAAAAAACTTGTGA
- the yedF gene encoding sulfurtransferase-like selenium metabolism protein YedF: MPIVLNCENEPCPNPVLRCKRLLDEQTPKMMEVIVDNEAAMDNVSRYLASKGMRIDETRKDGTLWTIKASSQDPQASASQAPQASQASQDGPENAKSSDAAKILVFLTSDTMGAGDDTLGSRLMGNFLNTLPELGDTLWRIIMVNGAVKLATATNPAVEALKKLEAAGVSILVCGTCLEFFKLMDQKAVGQVTNMLDVVTSQQVADKIISL; the protein is encoded by the coding sequence ATGCCCATAGTTCTCAATTGCGAAAACGAACCATGCCCCAACCCCGTATTGCGTTGCAAGCGGCTTCTGGACGAGCAAACGCCCAAAATGATGGAAGTCATAGTCGACAACGAGGCAGCCATGGACAACGTCAGCCGCTATCTGGCCAGCAAGGGCATGCGCATAGACGAGACGCGCAAGGACGGCACGCTGTGGACCATCAAGGCCTCTTCACAGGACCCGCAGGCATCAGCCTCGCAGGCCCCGCAAGCCTCGCAGGCCTCGCAGGACGGTCCGGAGAATGCGAAATCGTCCGACGCGGCCAAAATCCTGGTCTTTCTCACGTCAGACACCATGGGCGCGGGAGATGACACTCTGGGTTCCAGGCTGATGGGCAATTTCCTGAACACCCTGCCGGAGCTTGGCGATACGCTGTGGCGCATCATCATGGTCAACGGGGCCGTTAAACTCGCCACGGCGACAAATCCGGCCGTGGAGGCGCTCAAGAAACTGGAGGCCGCGGGAGTGTCCATTCTGGTCTGCGGCACCTGTCTGGAATTCTTCAAGCTCATGGATCAAAAAGCGGTCGGACAGGTCACCAACATGCTCGACGTGGTCACCAGCCAGCAGGTCGCGGACAAGATTATCAGCTTGTAG
- a CDS encoding rhodanese-like domain-containing protein, with translation MNTRETRFVGMQCVFAAVFWILLVFSAGCLTQDERLLEPAAAVDLMSRNRNNPDFLILDVRTPGEFGQGFIEGAALLDYYASDFRERFAQLDRDATIFMYCRSGNRSSHVLRMADELGFRRVYDLRGGILAWKEAGLPLAEGGMKTPSAPDSPAS, from the coding sequence GTGAACACCCGCGAAACCCGGTTCGTGGGCATGCAGTGCGTGTTTGCGGCCGTTTTCTGGATTCTGCTCGTCTTCTCGGCCGGATGCCTGACCCAGGATGAGCGACTGCTCGAACCCGCTGCCGCCGTCGATCTGATGAGCCGAAACCGGAACAACCCCGATTTCCTCATCCTCGACGTGCGCACACCGGGAGAATTCGGTCAGGGCTTTATCGAAGGCGCTGCACTGCTTGACTACTACGCCTCGGATTTCCGGGAACGTTTCGCACAGCTGGACCGCGACGCGACCATCTTCATGTACTGTCGCAGCGGCAATCGCAGTTCGCATGTGCTGCGGATGGCGGATGAGCTGGGGTTCAGGCGCGTTTACGATCTGCGCGGCGGGATTCTGGCCTGGAAAGAGGCGGGACTGCCGCTGGCCGAAGGTGGGATGAAGACACCGTCAGCGCCAGACAGTCCCGCTTCATGA
- the fdhD gene encoding formate dehydrogenase accessory sulfurtransferase FdhD produces MADPQPLEPLVQMDIVKVTAAGFAHETDVVATEVPVTIMTRDTEIATLMCTPEHLGDLARGFLHTSGLLARPEDFLDCEVDPAVWAVRVSLACAVDPEQLSRRTFTSGCGKGVMFASALELAGSGPMPFGFTLPAGRVQELANWFRRYSDLHHATGGVHTVALSVDGQDPELIRDDVGRHNAADKVVGRALALGVDLGRTVMITSGRISSEIVHKGRRAGISILVSLGAPTHQAVLLAREMNLTLIGFARQNRFSIFSAPERIL; encoded by the coding sequence ATGGCAGACCCCCAGCCTTTAGAGCCTCTGGTGCAGATGGATATCGTCAAGGTCACGGCCGCCGGTTTCGCGCACGAGACCGATGTCGTGGCCACGGAAGTGCCCGTGACCATCATGACCCGGGATACGGAAATCGCCACCCTGATGTGCACCCCCGAACATCTTGGCGATCTGGCGCGCGGCTTTCTGCACACTTCCGGATTGCTGGCCCGGCCCGAGGATTTTCTGGACTGCGAGGTCGATCCGGCCGTCTGGGCGGTGCGTGTCAGCCTTGCCTGTGCAGTGGACCCGGAGCAACTCTCCCGTCGTACCTTCACCTCGGGTTGCGGCAAGGGGGTCATGTTCGCCAGCGCCCTGGAACTGGCCGGAAGCGGGCCCATGCCTTTCGGCTTCACCCTCCCCGCCGGGCGCGTCCAGGAGCTTGCGAACTGGTTCCGCCGCTATTCGGACCTGCACCACGCCACGGGCGGCGTGCATACCGTGGCGCTGAGCGTGGACGGACAGGATCCGGAGCTCATCCGGGACGACGTCGGGCGGCACAACGCCGCCGACAAGGTCGTGGGCCGGGCCCTGGCGCTGGGCGTGGACCTCGGGCGTACGGTCATGATCACCTCGGGGCGCATTTCCTCGGAGATCGTGCACAAGGGCAGAAGGGCCGGCATTTCCATCCTGGTTTCCCTGGGCGCCCCGACTCACCAGGCCGTGCTCCTGGCTCGGGAAATGAACCTGACCCTGATCGGCTTCGCCCGCCAGAACCGCTTTTCCATTTTCTCGGCTCCGGAGCGAATTCTGTGA
- a CDS encoding cytochrome c3 family protein, which produces MNRLRTLALVGLMILGSATIALSETFEIPESVTMSPKQFEGYTPKKGDVTFNHASHMDIACQQCHHTVPDTYTIESCMTEGCHDNIKERTEISSVYRTFHTTKDSEKSCVGCHRELKRQGPSDAPLACNSCHVQ; this is translated from the coding sequence ATGAACCGTCTTCGTACGCTGGCCCTGGTAGGACTGATGATCTTAGGCAGCGCCACGATCGCCCTGAGCGAAACTTTCGAAATTCCCGAGAGCGTGACCATGAGCCCCAAGCAGTTTGAAGGCTACACGCCCAAGAAAGGGGATGTGACCTTCAACCATGCTTCGCACATGGATATCGCCTGTCAGCAGTGCCACCATACCGTGCCTGACACCTATACCATTGAAAGCTGCATGACCGAAGGCTGTCATGACAACATCAAGGAACGGACGGAAATTTCCTCGGTCTACCGGACTTTCCACACCACCAAGGACTCGGAAAAGAGCTGCGTCGGCTGCCACCGCGAACTCAAACGCCAGGGCCCAAGCGACGCGCCCTTGGCCTGCAATAGCTGCCACGTGCAGTAA
- a CDS encoding ABC transporter ATP-binding protein: MTTPPPSPLISARDLTKVYYPGAAVEVRALGGVSLDLFPGELVVLLGASGSGKSTLLNILGGLDTPTSGALSYRGQDLTGADETTLTAYRRENVGFIFQFYNLIPSLTARENVALITDIADDPMDPAEALNRVGLSGRMDHFPSQLSGGEQQRVAIARAIAKNPDVLLCDEPTGALDVRTGITVLSAIERINAELGTLAVVITHNVAIADMADRVILLSDGRITDIRANATRRRAEELEW, translated from the coding sequence ATGACCACGCCGCCCCCCTCCCCCCTCATCAGCGCCCGGGACCTGACCAAGGTCTATTACCCCGGCGCGGCCGTGGAAGTGCGGGCCCTGGGCGGGGTCAGCCTGGACCTCTTTCCCGGCGAACTGGTCGTGCTCCTCGGCGCATCCGGCAGCGGCAAATCGACCCTGCTGAACATCCTGGGCGGCCTCGACACCCCCACCAGCGGCGCCCTCTCCTACCGCGGGCAGGACCTGACCGGCGCCGACGAAACAACCCTCACCGCCTACCGCCGCGAAAACGTCGGCTTCATCTTCCAGTTCTACAACCTCATCCCCAGTCTCACGGCCCGCGAGAACGTGGCCCTCATCACCGACATCGCCGACGACCCCATGGACCCGGCCGAAGCCCTGAACCGGGTCGGCCTGTCCGGACGCATGGACCATTTCCCGTCCCAGCTCTCGGGCGGCGAGCAGCAGCGCGTGGCCATCGCCCGCGCCATCGCCAAGAACCCCGACGTGCTCCTGTGCGACGAGCCCACGGGCGCCCTGGACGTGCGCACGGGCATCACCGTGCTCTCGGCCATCGAGCGCATCAACGCGGAGCTCGGCACCCTGGCCGTGGTCATCACCCACAACGTGGCCATCGCGGACATGGCCGACCGCGTCATCCTGCTCTCGGACGGGCGCATCACGGACATCCGCGCCAACGCGACCCGCCGCCGGGCGGAAGAGCTGGAGTGGTGA
- a CDS encoding ABC transporter permease, with the protein MRALNVKLLRDLWSMKGQMAAVALVMSCGLMVMIMARGLVMSLETARDEYYASHRLAHVFCDLKRAPNAIGTRLREIDGVASLETRIKGALTLDLPGLAEPADGLVLSLPDGRETEVNRLHLRQGRLPEPYSPDEVVVSEPFAKAHGFVPGHTLEATIYGARTTLRIVGVGMSPEYVYETRPGETVPDNRRYGTFWMSEGSLADAFILKGAFNSVILTLAPGAETGPVKKDLDRILAPYGALVAFDRSEHVSTKLIDDRIAMLKGFAIAFPVIFLSIAAFMTSAALTRLVRLQREQIAQLKAFGYSSADVGLHYFQFALAAVVAATLLGSVVGLWLGQNLVEIYRRFFQFPNLVFRPDWWALGLALAASAGASFIGVLGAVRQAVKLPPAEAMRPEPPTRFEPSVLERMGLLRLLSPIQRMALRNLERRPWQAFFTALGLAMATAIPIVPGAMGDGIDYLMDFQWRLAQRQDATVSLIEPASPAALHALAAMPGVLHVEPFRVVQGRIVNGLHERRVGLTGRLPDARLNLLLDDKGRAVELPLAGLLLSEKLAEVLELAPGDPVRIEVQEGRRPVLETFVAGTITDFAGVGAYMDFHALGRLMGEERVVSGAHLTLDNTYRSEFLDAAADTPAIASAVFTSSARESFQLAMGDMMGVVQAVYFGFAIIVSCGVVYNGARIALSERTRDLATLRVLGFSEAETTMILLSELIFLTLAALLPGLLIGSEMARVLVLTANTESVRMPLVLTGRAYATAVLIVLSSSMASFLVVGRRIRNLQLLAVLKAPE; encoded by the coding sequence ATGCGCGCCCTGAACGTCAAACTCCTGCGCGACCTGTGGTCCATGAAGGGGCAGATGGCCGCCGTGGCCCTGGTCATGTCCTGCGGCCTGATGGTCATGATCATGGCCCGCGGGCTGGTCATGTCCCTGGAGACGGCCCGGGACGAGTACTACGCCTCCCACCGCCTGGCCCACGTCTTCTGCGACCTCAAGCGCGCCCCCAACGCCATCGGGACGCGCCTGCGGGAGATCGACGGCGTGGCGTCCCTTGAGACGCGCATCAAGGGCGCCCTGACCCTGGACCTGCCCGGCCTGGCCGAACCGGCGGACGGCCTGGTCCTGTCCCTGCCCGACGGCCGGGAGACGGAGGTCAACCGCCTGCACCTGCGCCAGGGGCGCCTGCCCGAGCCCTACAGCCCGGACGAGGTCGTGGTCAGCGAACCCTTCGCCAAGGCCCACGGCTTCGTCCCCGGCCACACCTTGGAGGCCACCATCTACGGGGCGCGGACTACGCTGCGCATCGTCGGCGTCGGCATGTCGCCGGAGTACGTGTACGAGACGCGGCCCGGCGAGACCGTGCCCGACAACCGCCGCTACGGCACCTTCTGGATGAGCGAAGGGTCCCTGGCCGACGCCTTCATCCTCAAGGGCGCCTTCAACAGCGTCATCCTGACCCTGGCCCCCGGAGCCGAAACCGGTCCCGTGAAGAAGGACCTGGACCGTATCCTGGCCCCTTACGGCGCGCTGGTGGCCTTCGACCGCTCGGAGCACGTCTCGACCAAGCTCATCGACGACCGCATCGCCATGCTCAAGGGGTTCGCCATCGCCTTCCCGGTCATTTTCCTGTCCATCGCCGCCTTCATGACCAGCGCGGCCCTGACGCGGCTGGTCCGCCTGCAGCGCGAGCAGATCGCCCAGCTCAAGGCTTTTGGCTACTCCTCGGCGGACGTGGGCCTGCACTATTTCCAGTTCGCCCTGGCCGCCGTCGTGGCCGCCACCCTGCTGGGCTCCGTGGTCGGCCTGTGGCTGGGGCAGAATCTGGTGGAGATCTACCGCCGCTTCTTCCAGTTCCCGAACCTCGTCTTCCGGCCCGACTGGTGGGCCCTGGGCCTGGCGTTGGCCGCCAGCGCCGGAGCGTCCTTCATCGGTGTGCTCGGGGCCGTGCGCCAGGCCGTGAAGCTGCCCCCGGCCGAAGCCATGCGGCCCGAGCCGCCGACGCGCTTCGAGCCGTCCGTGCTGGAGCGCATGGGCCTTTTGCGCCTGCTCTCGCCCATCCAGCGCATGGCCCTGCGCAACCTGGAGCGCAGGCCCTGGCAGGCCTTTTTCACGGCGCTGGGCCTGGCCATGGCCACGGCCATCCCCATCGTGCCCGGGGCCATGGGCGACGGCATCGACTACCTCATGGACTTCCAGTGGCGGCTGGCCCAGCGCCAGGACGCCACCGTATCCCTCATCGAACCCGCCTCCCCGGCGGCCCTGCACGCCCTGGCGGCCATGCCGGGGGTGCTGCACGTCGAGCCCTTCCGCGTGGTGCAGGGCCGCATCGTGAACGGCCTGCATGAGCGCCGCGTCGGTCTGACCGGGCGCCTGCCCGACGCGCGCCTGAACCTGCTCCTCGACGACAAAGGGCGGGCCGTGGAGCTGCCGCTGGCGGGCCTGCTCCTGTCCGAGAAGCTGGCCGAAGTGCTGGAACTTGCGCCCGGGGACCCGGTGCGCATCGAGGTCCAGGAAGGACGCCGCCCGGTGCTTGAAACCTTCGTGGCCGGGACCATCACGGATTTCGCCGGGGTCGGGGCCTACATGGACTTCCACGCCCTGGGCCGGCTCATGGGCGAGGAGCGGGTCGTCAGCGGCGCGCACCTGACCCTGGACAATACATATCGAAGCGAGTTTCTGGACGCGGCGGCGGACACCCCGGCCATCGCCTCGGCCGTCTTCACCTCCTCGGCCCGCGAGAGCTTCCAGCTGGCCATGGGCGACATGATGGGCGTGGTGCAGGCCGTCTATTTCGGCTTCGCCATCATCGTGTCCTGCGGGGTGGTCTACAACGGGGCGCGCATCGCCCTGTCCGAACGCACCCGCGACCTGGCCACCCTGCGCGTGCTGGGCTTTTCCGAAGCCGAAACGACCATGATCCTGCTCTCGGAGCTCATCTTCCTGACCCTTGCGGCCCTGCTGCCTGGACTGCTGATCGGCAGCGAGATGGCCCGGGTCCTGGTCCTCACGGCCAACACCGAGTCCGTACGCATGCCGCTGGTGCTGACCGGCAGGGCTTATGCCACGGCCGTGCTCATTGTCCTCTCGTCGTCCATGGCGTCCTTCCTGGTGGTCGGACGCCGCATCAGGAACCTGCAACTCCTCGCCGTACTGAAGGCTCCCGAATGA
- a CDS encoding efflux RND transporter periplasmic adaptor subunit, producing MNTTRRRRPWRILLFVLLCLALAALLIAGFWPSPLPVQTGRVASAPMTVSVTEEGKTRIRSRYVVFPPTAGFLRRVELRAGTRIMAGRTVLAVLTPEASTFLTPRARAEAGARLDAAEAAERVRRAERERVATSLELARTDLARLDALLKSGAVAQQEWDRAENQVRVLERELQAATFALQVAGHETRVARAALSRGAAPGQDEAVPILAPVDGYVLAVMEENARAVAASTPIMEVGDPRDLEIEIELLSTDAVAVKPGAEAAIAHWGGQGELRARVTVVEPGGFTKVSAIGVEEQRVKVRAELMDDLPEGVMLGDRYGVQARIVTWRGEDVPQVPTSALFRRGGKWMAFVLDAGKAWVRTVEIGRENGLHAEVRDGLKEGERVILHPPDTLADGMRVREEGQ from the coding sequence ATGAACACTACGCGCAGGCGCCGTCCGTGGCGCATCCTCCTCTTCGTCCTTCTGTGCCTCGCCCTGGCCGCGCTCCTGATCGCGGGCTTCTGGCCCTCGCCCCTGCCCGTGCAGACGGGGCGGGTGGCCAGCGCGCCCATGACCGTCAGCGTGACCGAGGAAGGCAAGACGCGCATCCGCAGCCGCTATGTGGTCTTCCCGCCCACTGCGGGGTTCCTGCGGCGCGTGGAGCTGCGCGCCGGGACGCGGATCATGGCGGGCCGGACCGTGCTGGCCGTGCTCACGCCCGAGGCCTCGACCTTCCTGACCCCGCGCGCACGGGCCGAAGCCGGGGCCAGGCTGGACGCGGCCGAGGCCGCCGAGCGCGTGCGCCGGGCCGAGCGCGAGCGCGTGGCCACGAGCCTGGAGCTGGCGCGCACGGACCTTGCGCGCCTGGACGCCCTGCTGAAAAGTGGCGCCGTGGCCCAGCAGGAATGGGACAGGGCGGAGAACCAGGTGCGCGTGCTGGAGCGGGAGCTGCAGGCGGCGACCTTCGCCCTGCAGGTGGCCGGGCACGAGACCCGCGTGGCCCGGGCGGCCCTGAGCCGGGGCGCCGCGCCAGGCCAGGACGAGGCCGTGCCCATCCTGGCCCCGGTGGACGGGTACGTCCTGGCCGTCATGGAGGAGAACGCCCGCGCCGTGGCCGCGTCCACGCCCATCATGGAGGTCGGCGACCCGCGCGACCTGGAGATCGAGATCGAGCTGCTCTCGACCGACGCCGTGGCCGTGAAGCCCGGGGCCGAGGCGGCCATCGCGCACTGGGGCGGCCAGGGGGAGCTGCGGGCCCGGGTGACGGTGGTGGAACCCGGAGGGTTCACCAAGGTCTCGGCCATCGGCGTGGAGGAGCAGCGGGTCAAGGTGCGGGCCGAACTCATGGACGACCTGCCTGAAGGGGTCATGCTCGGCGACCGCTACGGCGTGCAGGCGCGCATCGTCACCTGGCGCGGCGAGGACGTGCCGCAGGTGCCGACGAGCGCCCTGTTCCGACGCGGCGGAAAGTGGATGGCCTTTGTGCTGGACGCCGGCAAGGCATGGGTGCGGACGGTGGAGATCGGCCGAGAGAATGGCCTGCATGCCGAAGTGCGGGACGGGCTGAAGGAAGGCGAACGGGTCATCCTGCATCCGCCGGATACGCTCGCGGACGGGATGCGGGTCAGGGAGGAGGGGCAATGA
- a CDS encoding ATP-binding protein, which translates to MKIRRLEFKAYGPFSDRVLDFDSALPGLHVVHGPNEAGKSSAMRALQALFYGFPPRTGDNFLHAYDQLLVGGCLQRADGDELCFYRRKKNRNDLFDAQDQPLPAEALAPYLQGLGQDLFSSMYGINHETLVQGGQSILDQEGEIGQALFSAGAGFASLRAVIDGLEREADGLFRPKATSREINLAVAHYKELQSRLRQASLGSQEWTRHRQALAQAEEELRVLTSRGLELEREIHRLERLGRALPFLGRRNLLLEKLQVMGEVVILPDDFGARRRQLDEERRLAKVRLEGALQRLAELEGMQVAAGLNQAVLDHADDIEDLHQRLGEYRKGQKDFPGLEGMRVAYKTEAAQLLRRIRPDLDVGQAESLRPGLARRKSVQTLGQRREAVLQEVRQTEQRLREVQRELEGKKAELAAAGPAAEAGALIQALNLVLKAGDLDGELERRRADLLRARGACQAALQRLGLWDGTLDGVAGVRLPLPETVNEFEQALHQVDEELRRHSVEEERLSQELANLNRELRAIEHASVVPSETELAGCRARREEGWSLLRRCWLDGEDVTRESLLYAPERPLPEAYEESVELADQTADRMYREADRVQKHGQLLAGIEAASRNLDELCRRSEISRQAREDLLARWRKQWAASSIIPLGPREMRAWLGNFEALRLQVEELGRIEAEVRAGQARQQELRAVLMRELAAAQEQPPLPGTGLEVVVRRAQAVVDSLREANSRREALARSVRELEAARDKAEANVQTARLNLDEWRQAWDEALGSLGLPDGASPDEAADYVETVQECLAKLHEEDVLRKRLKGIERDARAFENSVRELAALIAPDEKELDAALAVARLKGLLAQAVRDQAVSMRHAQEKAALHETVRVLREELRLLDEGMAALRLQSHCADDECMDAAERRFAEYAEVRRDLHEVESTLAGMAEGGTLQDLEALAAGQDADALPGRIAALRAELDEEVRPRTGPLAERVGQEKSELARMNGDDAAARIAEEMQEVLARIARLTDSFIRLKLASRVLRAEIERYRAAHQDPLLAIASGLFKDLTLGSFAALRADIDDGDRPVLMGVRSNGFLVRVEGMSSGTRDQLYLALRLASLQLRLQSAEAMPFIVDDILINFDEERARATLDVFAGMAGSNQIIMFTHQAQIADMARKMGMEDRVFVHGL; encoded by the coding sequence ATGAAAATCAGGCGTCTGGAATTCAAGGCCTACGGCCCGTTCAGCGACCGTGTGCTGGATTTTGATTCGGCCCTGCCCGGGCTGCACGTTGTCCACGGTCCCAACGAGGCGGGCAAATCGAGCGCCATGCGCGCGCTGCAGGCCCTTTTTTACGGGTTCCCGCCCCGCACCGGCGACAATTTCCTGCACGCCTACGACCAGCTGCTGGTCGGCGGCTGCTTGCAGCGCGCCGACGGCGACGAGCTATGTTTTTACCGGCGCAAGAAGAACAGGAACGACCTCTTCGACGCGCAGGACCAGCCCCTCCCCGCCGAGGCCCTCGCCCCGTATTTGCAGGGGCTGGGGCAGGACCTTTTTTCCAGCATGTACGGCATCAATCACGAGACCCTTGTCCAGGGAGGGCAGAGCATCCTCGATCAGGAGGGCGAGATCGGGCAGGCCCTGTTTTCGGCCGGAGCGGGCTTCGCGTCCCTTCGGGCCGTCATCGACGGTCTTGAGCGCGAGGCCGACGGGCTGTTCCGGCCAAAGGCCACCAGCCGGGAGATCAACCTGGCCGTCGCGCATTACAAGGAGTTGCAGTCGCGCCTGCGCCAGGCCAGCCTGGGCAGCCAGGAGTGGACCAGGCACCGCCAGGCCCTGGCCCAGGCCGAGGAGGAGCTGCGCGTCCTGACCAGCCGGGGCCTTGAGCTGGAGCGCGAGATCCACCGGCTGGAGCGCCTGGGACGGGCCTTGCCGTTTCTGGGCCGGCGGAATCTGCTGCTCGAAAAACTTCAAGTTATGGGTGAGGTTGTAATCCTGCCCGATGATTTCGGCGCCAGACGGCGGCAGCTGGATGAAGAGCGGCGACTGGCCAAGGTCCGTCTGGAAGGCGCGCTGCAGCGGCTGGCCGAGCTTGAGGGCATGCAGGTTGCCGCCGGTCTGAACCAGGCGGTCCTCGACCATGCCGACGACATCGAGGATCTGCATCAGCGTCTGGGCGAGTACCGCAAGGGCCAGAAGGATTTCCCCGGCCTCGAAGGCATGCGCGTGGCCTACAAGACCGAAGCGGCCCAGCTCCTGCGCCGCATCCGGCCGGACCTCGACGTCGGGCAGGCCGAAAGCCTGCGCCCGGGGCTGGCCAGGCGCAAGTCGGTCCAGACCCTTGGGCAGCGGCGTGAGGCCGTGCTGCAGGAGGTCCGCCAAACCGAACAGCGACTGCGCGAGGTGCAGCGCGAGCTCGAGGGCAAAAAGGCCGAGCTGGCCGCCGCGGGTCCGGCCGCCGAGGCCGGGGCCCTGATCCAGGCCCTCAATCTGGTGCTCAAGGCCGGTGACCTGGACGGCGAACTGGAACGCCGCCGCGCGGATCTGCTGCGGGCCCGGGGCGCCTGTCAGGCCGCCCTGCAGCGCCTCGGGCTGTGGGACGGAACCCTGGACGGGGTGGCGGGGGTCCGCCTGCCGTTGCCCGAGACCGTGAATGAATTCGAGCAGGCGCTGCACCAGGTGGACGAGGAGCTGCGGCGGCATTCCGTCGAAGAGGAGCGGTTGAGCCAGGAGCTGGCCAACCTGAACCGGGAGTTGCGCGCCATCGAGCACGCTTCCGTGGTCCCGTCGGAGACCGAGCTGGCCGGCTGCCGCGCCCGCCGCGAAGAGGGCTGGTCGCTGCTGCGCCGGTGCTGGCTCGATGGGGAGGACGTGACGCGCGAAAGCCTTCTCTATGCGCCGGAGCGGCCCCTGCCCGAGGCGTACGAAGAGAGCGTGGAGCTGGCCGACCAGACCGCCGACCGCATGTACCGCGAAGCGGACCGGGTGCAGAAGCACGGCCAGCTTCTGGCCGGGATCGAGGCCGCGAGCCGGAATCTGGACGAGCTGTGCCGCAGGTCGGAAATCTCGCGCCAGGCGCGCGAGGATCTTCTGGCGCGTTGGCGTAAGCAGTGGGCCGCAAGCTCGATCATCCCCCTTGGCCCGCGCGAGATGCGGGCCTGGCTGGGCAATTTCGAGGCCCTGCGCCTGCAGGTCGAGGAACTGGGCAGAATCGAGGCCGAGGTGCGGGCCGGGCAGGCGCGGCAACAGGAATTGCGGGCCGTGCTGATGCGGGAGCTGGCGGCGGCGCAGGAGCAGCCGCCCCTGCCGGGGACCGGGCTTGAGGTGGTGGTGCGCCGGGCCCAGGCCGTGGTCGACAGCCTGCGCGAAGCCAACTCCAGGCGCGAAGCCCTGGCCAGGTCGGTCCGTGAGCTGGAGGCGGCCCGGGACAAGGCCGAAGCGAACGTGCAGACCGCCCGCCTGAATCTGGACGAGTGGCGGCAGGCCTGGGATGAGGCCCTGGGCTCTCTTGGCCTGCCTGACGGCGCGTCCCCGGACGAGGCCGCCGATTATGTGGAGACGGTGCAGGAGTGCCTGGCCAAGCTCCACGAAGAGGATGTGCTGCGCAAGCGCCTCAAGGGCATCGAGCGCGACGCGCGGGCCTTCGAGAACAGCGTGCGGGAGCTCGCCGCCCTGATCGCCCCGGACGAAAAGGAGCTCGATGCGGCGTTGGCCGTGGCGCGGCTCAAGGGCCTTCTGGCCCAGGCCGTTCGGGACCAGGCCGTCTCCATGCGGCACGCCCAGGAAAAGGCCGCCCTGCACGAGACTGTCCGCGTCCTGCGCGAGGAGCTGCGGCTTCTGGACGAAGGCATGGCCGCCCTGCGTCTACAGTCGCACTGCGCGGACGACGAGTGCATGGACGCGGCCGAGCGCCGTTTTGCCGAGTATGCCGAGGTGCGCCGTGATCTGCACGAGGTCGAATCGACCTTGGCCGGCATGGCCGAGGGCGGCACCTTGCAGGATCTGGAGGCGCTGGCCGCCGGGCAGGACGCCGATGCCCTGCCGGGCAGGATCGCGGCCCTGCGCGCGGAGCTCGATGAGGAGGTCAGGCCGCGGACCGGGCCTTTGGCGGAGCGGGTGGGCCAGGAAAAAAGCGAGCTGGCGCGCATGAACGGCGACGACGCCGCCGCGCGCATCGCCGAGGAGATGCAGGAGGTTCTGGCCCGCATCGCGCGCCTGACGGACAGCTTCATCCGGCTCAAGCTCGCCTCCCGGGTGCTGCGCGCCGAGATCGAGCGTTACCGGGCCGCCCACCAGGACCCGCTGCTGGCCATCGCCTCCGGCCTGTTCAAGGACCTGACCCTGGGCTCGTTTGCCGCGCTGCGGGCGGATATCGACGACGGCGATAGGCCCGTTCTCATGGGCGTGCGTTCAAACGGATTTCTGGTGCGGGTCGAGGGCATGAGCTCCGGCACCAGGGACCAGCTCTACCTGGCCCTGCGCCTGGCCAGCCTGCAGCTGCGCCTGCAAAGCGCGGAGGCCATGCCCTTCATCGTCGACGACATCCTCATCAATTTCGACGAAGAGCGGGCCAGGGCCACCCTCGACGTGTTCGCCGGCATGGCTGGGAGCAACCAGATCATCATGTTCACCCACCAGGCCCAGATCGCGGACATGGCCCGCAAGATGGGGATGGAAGACCGGGTGTTCGTGCACGGGCTGTAG